The following are encoded in a window of Clostridium thermarum genomic DNA:
- a CDS encoding methyl-accepting chemotaxis protein: MKILNNLKIKTKIILLLLIKSIVSIFIGVAGILGVRNSNNKMLKVYNRNFVPLQQLKTVSDKYAVNITGITYKVLNGRASWIEGENQIKAGREAIEEAWESYINNDLTAVEKDLAAQAEKHMSLANSYVDKLLVIMKEQDRDKLVKFAANDLDLSMDPIVSKLTEIVSEQLISAKNEYDKANNSYKLIMSALILTLVIGLSVSVVIGFIVIRAISNQVKLIQEAVSKDVNGKVSIKTIKISSKDELGNLASSINAVTGQVQNFIKNTSQSAEAVANMGQQLTTATEQSAEAVNQVASTVAEVAEGTEKQVKAVSYTKAIVSQISTDIERIMDNTNEMQNAFRGAELATSHGKESVEKVITQMKRVEKTVEDSAVLVQRLGERTREIEQIAGTISSIASQTDLLALNAAIEAARAGEHGRGFSVVAEEVRKLAIQSQTSVVKVTNIIKEIVEDTMQAQSAMMLGTKEVKLGTEVVNIAEKSFTEIAQLVSDTSNKANEIISSIKQMAESSEKIVQSMLGIEEISNITASQMQEIAASTMQQSNLGAEVVESSQLLAKLADDLQTEISTFKL; the protein is encoded by the coding sequence ATGAAAATCCTAAATAACCTTAAAATTAAAACTAAAATAATACTATTACTTTTGATTAAATCCATAGTTTCAATTTTTATAGGTGTTGCAGGTATATTGGGGGTAAGAAATTCAAATAACAAGATGCTCAAGGTTTATAACAGAAACTTTGTACCTTTGCAGCAATTGAAAACAGTATCAGATAAGTATGCGGTAAATATTACGGGTATAACATATAAGGTGTTAAATGGAAGAGCATCCTGGATAGAAGGTGAAAATCAGATAAAGGCAGGAAGGGAAGCCATCGAAGAAGCGTGGGAGTCATATATTAACAATGATCTTACCGCTGTTGAAAAGGATCTGGCAGCCCAAGCGGAAAAACATATGAGTTTGGCAAACTCATATGTGGACAAGTTATTGGTAATTATGAAGGAACAAGATAGGGATAAATTAGTGAAATTCGCTGCTAATGATTTGGATTTGAGTATGGACCCGATAGTTTCAAAGCTAACAGAAATAGTAAGTGAACAACTGATAAGTGCCAAGAATGAATACGATAAGGCAAATAACTCATATAAACTAATTATGTCTGCATTGATATTGACCTTAGTAATAGGACTATCAGTCAGTGTAGTTATAGGTTTTATAGTAATCAGGGCCATAAGTAATCAGGTTAAGCTTATTCAAGAGGCGGTTAGTAAGGATGTTAACGGAAAGGTTTCTATCAAAACCATAAAAATCAGTTCTAAAGATGAATTGGGTAATTTGGCATCTTCTATAAACGCAGTAACTGGACAAGTTCAAAACTTCATAAAAAATACATCCCAGTCTGCTGAGGCAGTAGCCAACATGGGACAACAGCTGACAACAGCTACTGAACAGTCCGCTGAGGCAGTAAATCAGGTAGCTAGTACCGTTGCAGAAGTGGCAGAAGGTACCGAAAAGCAAGTGAAAGCTGTCTCTTATACAAAAGCAATTGTGTCACAGATATCTACAGATATTGAAAGAATTATGGATAATACAAATGAAATGCAGAATGCCTTCAGAGGAGCGGAGCTGGCAACAAGCCATGGAAAAGAGTCTGTAGAGAAAGTTATAACACAGATGAAAAGAGTTGAGAAAACCGTTGAAGATTCAGCTGTCTTGGTTCAGCGCCTAGGTGAAAGGACCAGGGAAATTGAACAAATAGCTGGTACAATATCTTCTATTGCATCACAAACAGACTTACTGGCACTAAATGCAGCAATTGAGGCTGCACGGGCAGGAGAACACGGACGAGGCTTTTCAGTGGTTGCGGAGGAAGTAAGAAAACTTGCCATACAATCACAGACTTCTGTTGTTAAAGTAACAAACATAATAAAAGAGATAGTAGAAGATACGATGCAGGCACAAAGTGCAATGATGCTTGGTACGAAAGAGGTAAAGTTAGGTACGGAAGTAGTAAATATTGCAGAAAAGTCCTTTACAGAGATTGCTCAATTGGTTTCAGATACTTCAAATAAGGCAAATGAAATAATTTCATCTATAAAACAAATGGCTGAAAGCAGCGAAAAAATTGTCCAATCAATGCTTGGTATAGAGGAAATAAGCAACATTACAGCATCACAGATGCAGGAAATTGCTGCTTCAACCATGCAGCAATCCAATCTTGGGGCTGAGGTGGTAGAATCCAGTCAACTTTTAGCCAAGCTAGCAGATGACCTACAGACAGAGATCAGTACCTTTAAACTATAA